Part of the Musa acuminata AAA Group cultivar baxijiao chromosome BXJ2-7, Cavendish_Baxijiao_AAA, whole genome shotgun sequence genome is shown below.
atacacacacacacactatttTTTTGGTTATTAAAGAGAGGGAAAATGAGAAAAATTATGAATTGATTTCAATAGAATTGTAaccaatataaataaaataatatttcatgTCAAGAATGGGATTCGAACCCATGCCCTTTCGGACCAGTACCTGaaactggcgccttagaccaactcggccatcttgaCGTTGGTGCGATGATAATgatctttctaatatttatcttTTGAATGCGGAAGAATCACAATTTTGTCTTTCTCGCTGCTTTTGTACGTGACATTGCCATCTTTTCCACGTACTACTCTGACCTCAGTTTCTCCGAGCAAATTGGACGCTTCGGTTGCGTACAATCTGTTTGATTGAATGTCAAGCTCAGCTAGGGAttggatttttgtgaactcattcaGCTAATACTTCCACTGCTACTGCAGAACATTGTAGCAGGGATTAAGGGGCGTCGATCGTGTGAACACATCCACAGGATGGCGGCGATCGCCTCCTCGTCTCTGTCGTCTCCTGTCCACGAATTAATACAGACCGACGTGTGAAGGATCAGCACCTCATCATGCAGACGTGGGGTGTACGTCTCTTCCTTTCCTCTTCCATAGCCTCGCCCATAAGTATGGCGACGCAGACAGCTGCAGCACGTACTCGTCTCGCCTTCACCCCGAGATGAAGCCTGCCGTAacccttcttctgcttcttcttcttcttcccctcctgGCTGCCCAAGATTTCGACTTCTTCTACTTCGTTCAACAGGTCCGCTAGTAGTGAtcgatctttcttcttctttttcttcttaatgCTTCGATGCTAACCATGTTCTTCATGCAGTGGCCGGGCTCGTACTGCGACACCAAGCAAAGCTGCTGCTACCCTTCCACCGGGAAACCAGCGGCCGACTTCGGCATCCACGGGCTGTGGCCCAACTACAACGATGGCTCGTACCCGTCGAATTGCGACCCTAAGAGGCCTTACAATGCGTCCGAGGTGCTTCGTTTTCGTCTCCTCTGCCGCTGTTGATGCTTGTCGCATGGTCCTGTGACATGCATGGATTCTTGATGTGCAGATCAACGACCTAATGGGGAGAATGCGATTGAGCTGGCCAACCCTAGCTTGCCCCAGCGGCGACGGCTCCCGTTTCTGGAGCCACGAGTGGGAGAAGCACGGCACCTGCTCGGCGTCCGTCCTCGACCAGCACTCCTACTTCCAAACAGCTCTCGACCTCAAGAAGCGAGTCAACCTCCTCAAGCTTCTGCAAGACGCAGGTACGTACCACAAGCTTGTGGCTTCCTCCAAAGGATGGCATGCAAGACGCCATGGTGCTTGCTGCATGCTGTTGCAGGTGTTCGACCAGACGGCGGCTTTTACGGCCTGGGGGACATATCTAGCGCCATCGGAGATGCCATCGGCTACGCTCCCGGAATCGAGTGCAACGCCAATGAATTCGGGAACAGGCAACTGTATCAGATCTACGTGTGTGTGGATACTTCGGGGAAGGAGCTCATCCGGTGTCCTGTCTACCCTACGAGTAAGTGCTCTTCCCGAATCGAGTTCCCTCCGTTTTGAGAGGTCAACTTATATGtatctaataataaatattatttcggcACAAAGCTACTTCAAGAATCCCATAAACATATGCCAAAATAAATAGAATCTatcccttttatatatatatatatatatatatatatatatatatatatatatatatatatatatataaagatagtaAGATTATTCATCTCTGATGTagctcaaataaaataaaaaattataaatagatattaaatatgtatttttaaatatttttttaaagaagaGATATATGTTAAATAATTCTTagttttattattcataaataaGAAGATAATATGTAAGTTAAAGAGGGCTTTTTATGTGCTCAAATATGTCCTGCAAACATGAAATTTTCTaatcaatatttattttatttaaaataatttttatgaatgGCCACATGAATATACTTTTTATATAAAAACTAACTCTAAATGCTTATATGCagatgatttaatttttattatcaataaTATCTCCGTGATTAAAGATTGTAAACTTTTGATGAAAACAGAGTTCGAGGTGATTGACTTCGGTCTAATGATATTTAGTGGACATCGAAGTTATatgagataataaaaaatatttatttcatgaACATATTATGATATAATAAAGGAATAATTAACTATGACATATTCTACTCCTCATGTAAGAAgctatattttattaaatataatgagaTTTGTATTTTATCTTGGTGAATATGCATTCATATAGTTTTTGAAGAAACATTTTAAAATATCAATATGGATATAGTGGCCTCTTTTATTTGTAATGCAATTTGACTAAAAAATTACTTCATGTAGTTCATATATAATAAGAAAATCCAATCAAGATTAATATTGATAATAAGTTAGTTATTATCCTAACAAAGGATCTAATCTATCATGAAAGATGTTgatacaaaattttattttataaaagattGTGTCAAAAACCAAAGAAATAAGTAATATATATACTCACAAAGCCCCACAAATTTGAAGTATTTCTACGACTATGAATGAAACTTGACATGttatgaaataagtttaagaGGGATGAATATTGAAATTAAACTTGTGTCAATCCTTCCCCCAAGTACCATAAAGAAATTTATTATTCTAAGAAGTGAAACACATTAAAGAGCATATAGAAGAATGAACTAAATTGACTATTAGTTATTGAAAGATTGAAAAAAAGTCTAGAAAAGATATTCATATTAAATGTAATGAATATGAAGTATTTATGGAGAATACATAAACCCTATGTATTGGGTCATGAAGGTCATAGTGTTGAAGTTATGGTGAGTttacttttaataaaataaagtaaACTATGGCTCCTATCCATCAAATTGTGACTTTGATAGGTTTTACAATAAAGTGAATGAGCTTGAAATTGAAAAAGATAAGTGGTAGCACTAAGGATGCTAGGATTTAATAAATATAGATAAGTATAAAATAATTAAGTAAAACAAGAAGAGTTAGAAGACCCACTTTGGATTGAaggatcaaaaataaaatatttcaagagatagtcataaataaaatataatcaaaGGGTTAGATCAATCGTATTCCCTGAGTTAATACATCACTGATGCTTTAAAGATAAGGCACATTAATCACTAATATTCTTAGCCTTGAACAATGAAATGATAATCGAGTGGATGGTTGTTGTTGACGAGAGCTACGTTGGAATGATGGTGTTGTTTCTTTTGATGATGGTGTTATTGATGTAATAGTGATGATATTACTGTGATGGTTGAGGATGACgagagaagaataaaaaaagaaaaaactagaTAAAGATAAAACTTCTTACCCTTGAGAACTCCCTTATTATTGCTTATATATCACACCTAAGATCCTTAATGGCTATAAGCTCTCAGCTCTTCTTCAAGTGGCAAAAGAACAGAAGCCGTCTCAGCTACTCACTCAAGCTGTTGTACTTCCTAATCACTTTGGAAATCTTCGATGTTGTGATAAATTCTCCAGATTTTTCACAGTGCTGAGCTTGAGAAATTTCATGGACTGATGAGGTTTCCTCAGCATTGGTAAAAGCAGCTGACACAGTAGTATTAGCTTCAAAGTCCCATTTTATCTTGGAGTTTGGCAACATCCTTGAATGCTCCTAGTAACTGTTCTTCATGCTCACTAATGCAACTGCTCACAGCCTTCTCTATCTTTGTTCCACATTCCATCAGATCTACATTGTTTTGAACAGTTTGGAATGACAATGTAGAACAACTGTCTGAAGTAGCTGCTAGAGTGCCATCAAGTTTTGTCTTGCCCAATTCTTGGACATCAGCATCCATAACATCACACTTAGCTGCAACGGTCTGTGGCACACTAACTTCTTCCTCCAGTTTGGTTTCCAAGGTTTCATTCTTTCCAAGGACATTAGAACAATTTCCAGCAAGCATCACAACAGAGGATTGTGGCTCTGAATGAGCATGATCAGCGAAAAGATTCATATCTGATTCGGCTTCCAGTTCAGAAGGTAGAAGACTCTCTTTTTGCTCAACAATTACATTGTGACATGGTAGTAGATTTGCCCGATTCGCGTCTTCCCGTGAATAATCACCTATTCCTTCCCACGTACATGATACCGAATATTAGCCGAACTAGTATAATTGTTTTCAAAAATAGTAATTTCACAAGTaagcaagaagaagaaaagctAGAAAAGATGAGACCATATGAATGGAAAACATGATGAAATCAAGAAACTCCATAACAGATATAAGCATCTCAAAGAATTAAATTGCTCTAATTGAACTTGGTCACATGAAAAAACACCTACCGTTAAGTGATTGTTCTGCATCAAGAGAAATATAGGGATTTGATGCTTCTGCTGGCTCAGTTATGATTGGTAAAACATCAGATAGAATGAACTCTACTGCAGCATCAACATCTTCAGAATGTTCAACAGCGACAGCCCTAAGTATTCGGAGATCAATCTGCAGGGACGTAAAAAAGACACCAATTATAATGTCATTGATAGCAAAAGAGCAACCTAAATATCAAAATTCAACTTCCTCTGAATTTATAATTTACAAAGTCAAGATCCCAGGCAATCTTTAAATATCCAGACCTCAATTAATCAAACTAGCAATAGAACATATAAGGAATGAAGAATTCTTCTAATAAATAAGGTGGTGGATGTGGATGTGTCCTGCAGATATATTAACATCACAGTATATAACAATGTAAATTTCTgaaatgcataaagttgtaacatTCTGCATAATGAAGCAAGAAAACAATTTTAGAATAATCAGCATTCGATGTTCAGCGTATTACAGTCTCCCCTGCTTAACCTTCCAAAGGCGAAAACCAGGGACATATCCACGATCATGAAGTCTAGTAGTTCTATGCAAGTCAATGAAACTCATAATTAGGTAACACATAAGGGCCTGATTGATGACATTGTGTAATGCAACATGCATTGGGAAATCACACCAAAATGTACAAACTGATTTTACAAGTGTAAAACTTGGAACAAAGGTCAGTGATTATTTCGACCTTGGAACTGTATACTGTCTCCACATTATTTCTATTCTGATGGTTTAAGAAATTATGACCACTTGAATGATAGGCTTGTTATGATCTATAACATATTTCAACTAATGGCGTCACTAAAATGATGATTACAGTAATACTGTCAGCAACACATTTTTTGAAATTTGACACTACTGCACTACAATTGTAAGGATTATTTCTTTTCTGCATAGAATGAATCTATAGTTTCCTAGTGTTTGTTGCTCCCTCTTTCTGGCACATACTAGTTTCATATTTATTCAAGCATATGAACTGAGGCTAATTATAATTGGAGTTGTAAATTGATGTTTTATCAGACTCATGCTCTTGTTGTTTCCTTCTTCTGTACTAAGTAAATTTTCCATCAGTTCCTAGAAAATTGGATGACAGAAGAGAAACCATTGATGTTGTTACCAATAATAACACAATAACATAGCATGCCGACCTATTTGAGGATCATATACAATTCACACAATAAATATATACAATTTCTATAGTTCCACAAAGTATTGTCCCGCATCTATTGGCATCATTCTTGTATTTGAGTAATTATAGTACTGGCCATGATTCTGACAAACACGACATCAGAACAACAATCGGTCAGTTGGGGCTTACTATGCATTCCAATGAATCTCTGGTCAAGGCGTGATCTGATATTATTGTCTGAGGTTTGTTAACAAGATTTGAGATGGGGAGAGTGTAATACCCCCGATCCAAGTAACCTTACATTGGTGGAGGGCTGTAGCTTTGATTAATACATGAGTTCTGGAGTACTCCTTTTGGGAATTATCCCATGATGTCCAACAGTAGAAACACGAGAAAGACCATAACACTAACTAGCACTAAAGTAATTCCAACAGTCAG
Proteins encoded:
- the LOC135617678 gene encoding uncharacterized protein LOC135617678 isoform X2, whose amino-acid sequence is MTLKSVLRALQEVFPQIDLRILRAVAVEHSEDVDAAVEFILSDVLPIITEPAEASNPYISLDAEQSLNGDYSREDANRANLLPCHNVIVEQKESLLPSELEAESDMNLFADHAHSEPQSSVVMLAGNCSNVLGKNETLETKLEEEVSVPQTVAAKCDVMDADVQELGKTKLDGTLAATSDSCSTLSFQTVQNNVDLMECGTKIEKAVSSCISEHEEQLLGAFKDVAKLQDKMGL
- the LOC135616225 gene encoding extracellular ribonuclease LE-like isoform X1 encodes the protein MKPAVTLLLLLLLLPLLAAQDFDFFYFVQQWPGSYCDTKQSCCYPSTGKPAADFGIHGLWPNYNDGSYPSNCDPKRPYNASEINDLMGRMRLSWPTLACPSGDGSRFWSHEWEKHGTCSASVLDQHSYFQTALDLKKRVNLLKLLQDAGVRPDGGFYGLGDISSAIGDAIGYAPGIECNANEFGNRQLYQIYVCVDTSGKELIRCPVYPTSKCSSRIEFPPF
- the LOC135617678 gene encoding uncharacterized protein LOC135617678 isoform X1 — protein: MTLKSVLRALQEVFPQIDLRILRAVAVEHSEDVDAAVEFILSDVLPIITEPAEASNPYISLDAEQSLNGIGDYSREDANRANLLPCHNVIVEQKESLLPSELEAESDMNLFADHAHSEPQSSVVMLAGNCSNVLGKNETLETKLEEEVSVPQTVAAKCDVMDADVQELGKTKLDGTLAATSDSCSTLSFQTVQNNVDLMECGTKIEKAVSSCISEHEEQLLGAFKDVAKLQDKMGL
- the LOC135616225 gene encoding extracellular ribonuclease LE-like isoform X2: MKPAVTLLLLLLLLPLLAAQDFDFFYFVQQWPGSYCDTKQSCCYPSTGKPAADFGIHGLWPNYNDGSYPSNCDPKRPYNASEINDLMGRMRLSWPTLACPSGDGSRFWSHEWEKHGTCSASVLDQHSYFQTALDLKKRVNLLKLLQDADGGFYGLGDISSAIGDAIGYAPGIECNANEFGNRQLYQIYVCVDTSGKELIRCPVYPTSKCSSRIEFPPF